A region from the Benincasa hispida cultivar B227 chromosome 8, ASM972705v1, whole genome shotgun sequence genome encodes:
- the LOC120083839 gene encoding histone H2A, protein METGGKLKKGAGGRKGGGPKKKPVSRSVKAGLQFPVGRIGRYLKHGRYARRVGTGAPVYMAAVLEYLAAEVLELAGNAARDNKKNRIIPRHVLLAIRNDEELGKLLAGVTIAHGGVLPNINPVLLPKKSEKAAAKEPKSPSKASKATKSPKKA, encoded by the exons ATGGAGACCGGCGGCAAGTTGAAGAAGGGAGCTGGTGGAAGAAAGGGTGGCGGCCCGAAGAAGAAGCCGGTTTCTCGCTCCGTCAAAGCCGGCCTCCAGTTCCCCGTCGGTAGGATCGGTCGGTACTTGAAGCATGGCCGGTATGCTCGACGTGTCGGTACTGGAGCTCCGGTCTACATGGCCGCCGTTCTTGAGTATCTCGCCGCTGAG GTGTTGGAATTGGCTGGAAATGCTGCTAGAGACAACAAGAAGAACAGAATAATTCCTAGGCATGTATTGTTGGCCATAAGGAACGATGAAGAGCTTGGGAAATTGCTTGCTGGTGTAACAATTGCACATGGTGGTGTTCTTCCAAACATAAACCCAGTTCTTTTGCCAAAGAAAAGTGAGAAAGCAGCCGCTAAAGAACCAAAATCTCCATCAAAGGCCTCCAAAGCAACCAAATCTCCAAAGAAGGCTTAG